The Bombus fervidus isolate BK054 chromosome 3, iyBomFerv1, whole genome shotgun sequence genome includes a window with the following:
- the Alpha-spec gene encoding alpha spectrin isoform X1 has product MDQITPKEVKILENPEDIQERREQVLSRYANFKAEARNKRDKLEDSRRFQYFKRDADELEGWIFEKLQAASDESYKDPTNLQAKIQKHQAFEAEVAAHSNAIVSLDNTGSEMIAQHHFASDVISKRLMDLHQLWVLLLSRLADKGLKLQQALVLVQFIRHCDEVMFWIHDKEAFVTTDEFGHDLEHVEVLQRKFDEFQKDMASQEYRVTEVNELADKLLLDGHPERDTILRRKEELNESWQRLKQLAVLRQEKLFGAHEIQRFNRDADETMAWIAEKDVVLSSDDFGRDLASVQTLQRKHEGIERDLAALEDKVYTLGAEADRLAAIHQADHSKQIQAKRAEILQSWESLTAKAKERRLKLDESYYLHRFLADYRDLVSWMNDMRAIISADELAKDVAGAEALVERHQEHKGEIDARADSFDATTLAGNKLLEKKHYAAEEVTRKLNSLAEDKQSLLSLWEKRKILYEQCMDLQLFYRDTEQADAWMAKQEAFLANEDLGDSLDSVEALIKKHEDFDKSLAAQEEKVKILDDFAGKLIEGEHYAADDVAQRRQLLLERRAVLLEKSAQRRRRLEDAYKLQQFERDCDETKGWVNEKLKFATDDSYLDPTNLNGKVQKHQNFEQELNANRTRMEEMVATGQELIESGHYASDRIRTRTDEIMSLWESLTHASEKKGAKLQEASQQQQFNRTVEDIELWLSEVEGQLMSEDYGKDLTSVQNLQKKHALLEADVTSHSDRIDSIAQAADQFVKSGHFDADNIKAKQEQLQARYAALQQPMSIRKQRLLDSLQVQQLFRDIEDEEAWIREKEPVAASTNRGRDLIGVQNLQKKHQAVLAEINNHEPRVAAVCQAGASMLQESHFAAEEISQRLAALDEHWGQLKEKARQRKNDLDDSLQAHQYFADANEAESWMKEKRPIVMNADYGKDEDSSEALLKKHEALVSDLEAFASTIAALRDQAASCRQQETPTIDITGKECVVALYDYTEKSPREVSMKKGDTLTLLNSNNKDWWKVEVNDRQGFVPAAYVKRVEPEAGLSASQQNLAREQSSIAARQAQIEAQYDDLLRLAHERQNKLNETAKAYVLVREAAELATWIKDKENHAQVQDVGEDLEQVEVMQKKFDDFQADLKANEVRLAEMNEIAVQLMSLGQTEAALKIQTQIQDLNEKWTSLQTLTAERANQLGSAHEVQRFHRDVDETKDWIREKDAALNNDDLGKDLRSVQALQRKHEGLERDLAALGDKIKQLDETANRLMQSHPETAEQTYAKQKEINEEWTQLTAKANSRKEKLLDSYDLQRFLSDYRDLMAWINSMMGLVASEELASDVTGAEALLERHQNHRAEIDARYGILPEEHRMEIDARAGTFQAFELFGQQLLQSSHYASVEIQEKLESMAEARQELEKAWIQRRMQLDQNLELQLFCRDCEQAENWMSAREAFLSSADTVDSSDNVEALIKKHEDFDKAINAHEEKIATLQTLADQLIAAEHYAAKPIDDRRCQVLDRWKHLKDALIEKRSKLGESQTLQQFSRDADEMENWIAEKLQLATEENYKDPANIQSKHQKHQAFEAELAANADRIQSVLAMGGNLIEKHQCAGSEDAVQKRLASIADQWEYLTQKTTEKSMKLKEANKQRTYIAAVKDLDFWLGEVESLLTSEDAGKDLASVQNLMKKHQLVEADIQAHEERIKDMNAQADSLIESGQFDAAGIQEKRQSINERYERIRNLAAHRQARLNEANTLHQFFRDIADEESWIKEKKLLVGSDDYGRDLTGVQNLKKKHKRLEAELGSHEPAIQAVQEAGEKLMDVSNLGVPEIEQRLKLLNQAWAELKQLAANRGQKLDESLTYQQFLAKVEEEEAWITEKQQLLSVEDYGDTMAAVQGLLKKHDAFETDFAAHGERCKDICEAGEALIKAGNHRADAIGQRCAQLRNKLEQLGALAARRKTRLNDNSAYLQFMWKADVVESWIADKETHVRSEEFGRDLSTVQTLLTKQETFDAGLHAFEHEGIQNITSLKEMLVDSGHDQTPSIQKRHADVIARWQKLLADSDARKQRLLRMQDQFRQIEELYLTFAKKASAFNSWFENAEEDLTDPVRCNSIEEIRALREAHAQFQASLSSAEADFEALAALDRQIKSFNVGPNPYTWFTMEALEDTWRNLQKIIKERDVELAKEAQRQEENDKLRKEFAKHANAFHQWLAETRTSMMEGSGSLEQQLEATKRKTQEVRARRQDLKKIEDLGAILEEHLILDNRYTEHSTVGLAQQWDQLDQLGMRMQHNLEQQIQARNQSGVSEDALKEFSMMFKHFDKDKSGRLNHQEFKSCLRALGYDLPMVEEGQPDPEFENILDIVDPNRDGYVSLQEYMAFMISKETENVQSSEEIENAFRAITAADRPYVTKEELYANLTKEMADYCVARMKPYVDPKTERPITGALDYIEFTRTLFQN; this is encoded by the exons ATGGATCAGATTACGCCAAAGGAAGTGAAAATCTTGGAAAATCCTGAGGACATTCAAGAACGGAGAGAGCAAGTTCTCAGTCGATATGCGAATTTCAAGGCAGAAGCTAGGAACAAGAGAGATAAACTTGAGGACTCCCGTCGCTTTCAA TATTTTAAGCGAGATGCGGACGAACTCGAAGGAtggatttttgaaaaattgcaagCTGCTTCGGATGAAAGCTACAAAGATCCTACCAACCTTCAGGCAAAGATACAGAAACATCAAGCTTTCGAAGCAGAAGTTGCAGCTCATTCTAATGCTATAGTGTCATTAGATAATACCGGATCAGAGATGATAGCTCAACACCATTTTGCAAGCGATGTTATTAGTAAGAGATTAA TGGATCTTCATCAGTTATGGGTGTTGTTGCTCTCTAGATTGGCAGACAAGGGTCTTAAATTGCAACAAGCCCTAGTACTTGTACAATTTATTCGACATTGTGACGAAGTAATGTTCTGGATTCATGACAAGGAAGCATTTGTAACAACGGACGAATTTGGTCACGACTTGGAACACGTTGAAGTACTTCAAAGGAAATTTGACGAATTTCAAAAGGATATGGCTAGCCAAGAATACAGAGTAACGGAAGTAAACGAACTGGCGGATAAACTTCTTTTAGATGGGCATCCTGAACGTGATACCATCCTACGTAGGAAGGAGGAACTCAACGAATCTTGGCAAAGATTGAAGCAGCTTGCTGTTTTGAGACAAGAGAAACTTTTTGGTGCACACGAAATTCAAAGATTTAACCGAGATGCCGATGAAACAATGGCTTGGATCGCAGAGAAGGATGTTGTTCTATCTTCAGACGATTTTGGACGTGACCTTGCAAGCGTACAAACCTTACAAAGAAAGCATGAGGGCATAGAACGTGATTTGGCAGCTTTAGAGGATAAAGTTTATACATTGGGAGCAGAGGCAGATCGTCTTGCAGCCATTCATCAAGCAGATCATTCGAAACAGATTCAAGCTAAACGCGCAGAGATCTTGCAGTCGTGGGAGAGCTTAACAGCAAAAGCAAAAGAACGTCGTCTGAAGCTCGATGAATCGTACTATTTGCATAGATTTTTGGCAGATTATAGAGACTTGGTTTCTTGGATGAACGACATGCGCGCGATTATATCGGCAGACGAACTAGCTAAAGACGTTGCTGGTGCAGAAGCTCTTGTTGAAAGACATCAGGAGCACAAGGGAGAAATTGATGCTAGAGCCGACAGCTTCGATGCGACTACTTTGGCTGGCAACAAACTACTGGAAAAGAAACATTATGCTGCTGAAGAAGTAACCAGAAAATTGAATTCCCTCGCCGAAGATAAACAGTCACTTTTGAGCCTTTGGGAAAAGCGAAAGATTTTGTACGAACAATGCATGGACTTGCAGCTATTCTACCGTGATACGGAACAAGCGGATGCATGGATGGCTAAGCAGGAAGCATTTTTAGCGAACGAAGACCTGGGTGATTCCCTTGACAGCGTAGAAGCTCTTATTAAGAAGCACGAGGATTTTGACAAGTCTTTGGCAGCTCAGGAGGAAAAGGTCAAGATATTGGACGACTTTGCCGGCAAGTTGATAGAAGGAGAACATTATGCAGCTGACGACGTAGCTCAAAGACGTCAACTTCTGTTAGAAAGACGTGCCGTTCTTCTTGAAAAATCGGCTCAAAGAAGACGCCGTTTAGAAGACGCGTACAAATTACAGCAATTCGAACGCGACTGCGATGAAACAAAGGGTTGGGTAAACGAGAAACTCAAATTTGCCACTGATGATAGCTACTTGGATCCCACTAACTTAAATGGAAAAGTACAGAAACATCAGAACTTTGAGCAAGAATTAAACGCCAACAGAACTCGTATGGAAGAGATGGTAGCTACTGGTCAAGAATTAATCGAGAGTGGTCACTATGCCAGTGATAGAATTCGCACTCGTACCGATGAAATTATGTCTCTGTGGGAAAGTCTTACTCATGCCAGTGAAAAGAAAGGTGCTAAGCTGCAAGAAGCCTCCCAACAACAACAATTTAATCGTACCGTCGAGGATATTGAGTTATGGCTGTCAGAAGTAGAAGGACAACTGATGTCTGAAGATTATGGCAAAGATCTAACCAGTGTGCAAAATCTTCAAAAGAAGCATGCTCTTTTGGAAGCCGACGTCACATCCCATTCGGATAGAATCGATAGCATTGCCCAAGCTGCAGATCAGTTTGTGAAATCAGGACATTTTGATGCAGACAATATCAAGGCTAAACAGGAACAACTACAAGCTCGATACGCTGCGCTTCAACAGCCCATGAGCATTCGTAAACAACGACTTCTCGACTCACTGCAGGTACAACAGCTATTCAGAGATATAGAGGACGAAGAAGCTTGGATTCGCGAAAAAGAACCAGTTGCAGCGTCCACCAACCGTGGACGCGATCTCATTGGTGTACAAAATCTACAGAAGAAGCATCAAGCTGTTTTagcagaaataaataatcacgaACCACGTGTAGCTGCTGTTTGTCAAGCAGGTGCGTCAATGTTGCAAGAAAGCCACTTCGCCGCGGAGGAAATTAGCCAACGTTTGGCTGCATTGGATGAACATTGGGGACAACTGAAAGAGAAAGCCAGACAACGTAAGAATGACCTGGATGACTCCCTTCAGGCACATCAGTACTTTGCTGATGCTAATGAAGCTGAATCCTGGATGAAGGAGAAACGACCCATAGTTATGAATGCTGACTATGGAAAAGACGAAGATAGTTCTGAGGCTCTTTTAAAGAAACACGAGGCATTGGTCAGTGATCTGGAGGCATTTGCAAGTACCATAGCTGCTCTTAGAGACCAGGCTGCTTCTTGTCGTCAACAGGAAACTCCTACTATTGATATTACTGGCAAAGAGTGTGTGGTGGCCCTCTACGACTATACAGAGAAGTCACCGAGAGAAGTTTCCATGAAAAAGGGCGACACTTTGACTCTGCTGAATTCTAATAACAAAGATTGGTGGAAAGTTGAAGTAAATGATCGTCAAGGTTTTGTTCCAGCTGCCTATGTAAAGAGGGTAGAACCCGAGGCAGGATTAAGCGCTTCTCAACAGAATCTTGCCAGAGAACAAAGTTCCATAGCTGCCAGACAAGCTCAGATAGAAGCTCAGTACGATGATCTTTTGAGACTTGCGCACGAAAGACAAAATAAACTCAATGAAACAGCCAAGGCTTATGTACTTGTCAGAGAAGCTGCAGAATTGGCCACTTGGATTAAGGATAAAGAGAATCACGCTCAAGTTCAGGACGTTGGCGAGGATCTAGAACAGGTAGAGGTAATGCAGAAGAAATTCGATGACTTCCAGGCAGACTTGAAGGCCAATGAGGTTCGGTTAGCTGAAATGAACGAGATTGCTGTACAGTTAATGAGTCTTGGGCAGACAGAAGCTGCCCTGAAGATTCAAACGCAGATACAGGATCTAAACGAAAAATGGACCAGCTTGCAAACTCTTACTGCGGAACGTGCTAATCAACTTGGTTCTGCTCACGAGGTTCAACGATTCCATCGTGACGTCGATGAGACCAAGGACTGGATTCGAGAGAAGGATGCTGCATTGAACAACGACGATCTTGGAAAAGATTTACGCAGCGTTCAGGCTTTGCAGCGCAAGCACGAGGGCCTGGAAAGAGATTTGGCTGCCTTGGGAGATAAAATTAAGCAACTAGATGAAACGGCTAATCGCCTGATGCAATCACATCCTGAAACTGCCGAACAGACCTATGCCAAGCAGAAAGAGATCAACGAAGAATGGACTCAACTGACGGCAAAAGCTAATAGTAGGAAGGAAAAGTTGCTGGATTCTTATGATCTGCAACGTTTCCTTAGTGACTACAGAGACCTGATGGCTTGGATCAACTCGATGATGGGTTTAGTCGCGTCAGAGGAGCTGGCTTCAGATGTGACCGGTGCGGAAGCTCTCCTAGAACGACACCAG AATCACAGAGCAGAGATAGACGCACGATACGGCATACTTCCAGAG GAACATCGCATGGAGATCGACGCCAGAGCAGGTACTTTCCAGGCATTCGAACTTTTCGGTCAGCAACTTTTACAATCCAGTCACTATGCCAGTGTCGAGATTCAAGAAAAACTCGAATCTATGGCTGAAGCACGCCAAGAATTAGAGAAAGCTTGGATCCAACGACGTATGCAGCTAGATCAAAACTTGGAGCTACAATTGTTCTGCAGAGATTGCGAGCAAGCTGAGAACTGGATGAGCGCCCGAGAAGCTTTCTTAAGCAGTGCAGACACTGTTGATAGTAGTGACAACGTAGAGGCTCTTATTAAGAAACACGAAGACTTTGACAAAGCTATCAATGCACACGAAGAGAAGATTGCCACATTGCAGACTCTGGCTGATCAGTTAATCGCTGCAGAACATTATGCTGCAAAACCAATTGACGATAGACGTTGCCAAGTCCTGGACCGCTGGAAGCATTTGAAGGATGCTCTTATTGAGAAACGTTCCAAGTTAGGAGAGTCTCAAACTCTGCAACAATTCTCCCGAGATGCCGATGAGATGGAAAATTGGATTGCCGAGAAACTGCAATTGGCTACTGAGGAGAACTACAAGGATCCTGCTAATATTCAATCAAAACATCAGAAACACCAAGCATTTGAGGCTGAATTGGCAGCGAATGCGGACAGAATTCAATCTGTATTGGCTATGGGAGGTAATTTAATCGAGAAACACCAATGTGCTGGTTCTGAGGACGCTGTACAAAAGAGGCTAGCGTCAATTGCCGATCAATGGGAATATCTTACCCAGAAGACTACGGAGAAGTCGATGAAGCTGAAAGAAGCCAATAAACAGCGTACATATATTGCTGCTGTTAAAGATCTAGATTTCTGGCTTGGTGAAGTAGAAAGCTTGCTTACGTCCGAAGATGCTGGCAAAGATCTAGCTTCTgtacaaaatttaatgaaaaaacaCCAGTTGGTTGAGGCTGACATCCAAGCACACGAAGAAAGGATCAAGGACATGAATGCGCAAGCAGATTCGCTGATCGAAAGTGGACAATTTGACGCAGCTGGTATCCAAGAGAAACGACAGAGTATAAACGAGCGTTATGAGAGAATTCGTAACCTCGCTGCTCATAGACAGGCAAGGTTGAACGAAGCAAACACTTTGCACCAATTCTTCAGGGACATCGCCGATGAAGAGTCTTGGATCAAGGAGAAAAAGCTACTAGTTGGATCGGACGACTATGGTCGTGATCTCACTGGCGTACAAAACTTGAAGAAGAAACACAAGAGACTGGAGGCAGAGTTAGGTAGTCACGAGCCTGCTATACAAGCTGTTCAAGAAGCAGGAGAGAAATTGATGGACGTCTCTAATTTGGGAGTGCCCGAAATTGAGCAACGTCTAAAGCTACTCAACCAAGCATGGGCTGAATTAAAACAGCTAGCAGCCAATAGAGGACAGAAACTGGATGAGTCCTTAACTTATCAACAATTTTTAGCAAAagtagaagaggaagaagctTGGATCACAGAAAAACAGCAGTTGCTGTCGGTCGAAGATTATGGTGACACTATGGCTGCTGTTCAGGGCTTACTGAAAAAACATGACGCATTTGAAACTGACTTTGCAGCTCACGGTGAACGTTGCAAAGACATTTGCGAAGCAGGGGAAGCTTTGATCAAGGCTGGAAATCATCGTGCGGACGCTATAGGACAAAGATGTGCCCAACTTCGTAACAAATTGGAACAACTTGGTGCTCTTGCTGCTAGGAGAAAGACACGACTTAATGATAATTCGGCTTATTTGCAGTTTATGTGGAAGGCAGATGTTGTTGAATCCTGGATCGCTGACAAGGAAACTCACGTACGCTCAGAGGAATTCGGACGAGACTTGTCTACCGTTCAGACACTGCTGACTAAACAGGAAACCTTTGATGCTGGATTGCATGCCTTTGAACACGAAGGAATTCAGAACATCACTTCTTTGAAGGAAATGCTAGTCGATTCTGGTCATGATCAGACGCCTAGTATTCAAAAACGTCATGCGGATGTTATTGCTCGCTGGCAGAAGCTTCTGGCCGATTCTGACGCGAGAAAGCAACGCTTGCTAAGAATGCAAGATCAGTTCAGACAAATTGAAGAATTGTATTTGACATTCGCTAAGAAAGCCTCTGCTTTCAACTCGTGGTTTGAGAACGCAGAAGAAGATTTGACAGACCCTGTGCGATGTAACAGTATCGAAGAAATTCGAGCCCTCAGAGAAGCACATGCACAATTCCAAGCCAGCTTATCCTCGGCAGAAGCAGACTTTGAAGCTTTAGCTGCCCTTGACAGGCAAATCAAGAGCTTCAATGTTGGCCCCAATCCGTACACATGGTTCACAATGGAAGCATTAGAAGATACCTGGCGTAATTTACAAAAGATAATTAAAGAACGCGACGTGGAGCTTGCGAAAGAAGCTCAACGGCAAGAAGAGAATGACAAATTGCGTAAAGAGTTTGCTAAACATGCTAATGCATTCCATCAGTGGCTAGCGGAGACAAGAACGTCTATGATGGAAGGATCAGGATCATTAGAACAACAATTGGAAGCAACAAAGAGGAAGACTCAAGAGGTTCGTGCTCGTCGTCAAGATCTAAAGAAGATCGAAGACTTGGGAGCTATTTTGGAAGAACATCTAATTTTGGACAATCGTTACACGGAACATAGTACCGTAGGCTTGGCACAACAATGGGATCAGTTAGATCAACTGGGAATGCGCATGCAACACAACTTGGAACAACAAATACAAGCACGCAACCAATCTGGTGTTTCTGAAGACGCGCTCAAAGAATTCTCTATGATGTTCAAACACTTCGACAAGGACAAGAGCGGTCGTCTAAATCACCAGGAATTCAAATCATGTTTGAGGGCCCTTGGTTACGATTTACCAATGGTAGAAGAAGGCCAGCCTGATCCGGAATTCGAAAACATTTTag ATATCGTCGATCCGAATAGGGATGGTTACGTATCGTTACAAGAATACATGGCGTTTATGATTAGCAAGGAAACCGAGAATGTACAAAGTTCCGAAGAAATCGAAAATGCTTTCCGTGCTATTACTGCGGCAGATCGGCCATATGTTacgaaagaagaattatatGCT AATCTTACCAAGGAGATGGCTGATTACTGTGTTGCTCGTATGAAACCTTACGTCGATCCAAAAACGGAGCGACCAATCACAGGAGCCTTGGATTATATCGAATTTACTCGCACTCTTTTCCAGAATTAG